In a genomic window of Synergistes jonesii:
- a CDS encoding Mrp/NBP35 family ATP-binding protein — translation MAEENCSYDCSSCEQKCDHEGAPDFSVPANPLSNVGKVVGVVSGKGGVGKSLVTALLACAMQRKGRQCGILDADVTGPSIPRMFGIDSLVTSNASGIIPAHSKRGIDVMSVNLLVEDKSTPVIWRGPAIASVVKQFWSDVIWSYEDFLFVDMPPGTGDVPLTVFQSLPVDGIVIVTSPQELVSMIVEKAMRMAKEMNVPILGIIENMSYVQCPECGKKIKLFGEGHAEETAKRYGIDFLGEIPLSPELARLCDAGNIEYFSDPFTDKAAAKLESLK, via the coding sequence ATGGCAGAGGAAAATTGTTCCTACGACTGCAGCAGCTGCGAGCAGAAGTGCGACCATGAAGGAGCGCCGGATTTCAGCGTTCCCGCCAATCCATTGAGCAACGTAGGCAAGGTCGTCGGCGTCGTAAGCGGCAAGGGCGGCGTCGGAAAATCGCTCGTCACGGCGCTGCTCGCCTGCGCTATGCAGAGGAAGGGGCGTCAGTGCGGGATACTCGACGCGGACGTGACGGGGCCGTCTATTCCCAGGATGTTCGGCATAGATTCGCTCGTGACGTCGAACGCTTCCGGGATAATCCCGGCCCATTCGAAGCGCGGGATAGACGTGATGTCGGTGAACCTGCTCGTCGAGGATAAATCGACGCCGGTCATCTGGCGCGGCCCGGCCATCGCGTCGGTCGTCAAGCAGTTCTGGAGCGACGTGATATGGAGCTACGAGGATTTCCTCTTCGTGGACATGCCGCCGGGAACGGGGGACGTGCCGCTGACGGTTTTCCAGTCGCTGCCGGTCGACGGAATCGTCATCGTCACCTCGCCGCAGGAGCTCGTCTCGATGATCGTCGAAAAGGCGATGCGCATGGCTAAGGAGATGAACGTCCCCATCCTCGGGATAATCGAGAACATGAGCTATGTGCAGTGCCCCGAGTGCGGCAAGAAGATAAAGCTCTTCGGCGAAGGACATGCGGAAGAGACCGCGAAGAGGTACGGGATAGATTTTCTCGGAGAGATTCCTCTCTCGCCGGAGCTTGCGCGCCTCTGCGACGCCGGCAACATCGAATACTTCTCCGACCCCTTCACGGATAAGGCCGCGGCGAAGCTTGAATCTCTGAAATAG
- a CDS encoding sigma-70 family RNA polymerase sigma factor, producing MADFRTMEDIAEKFTPLVLSVAKRYQGRGADFEDLVQEGYLALIILAGKCRDMKWLPLFLKKRLPAAVRDAASRMRRFRADGEELLLEEIEETQGAEDEKYGEAELREMLFRALSQEELDMTQALMEGFTQKEIAETLGISQQAVAARLKKIRHKLKELIDAAS from the coding sequence ATGGCTGACTTCCGCACGATGGAGGATATAGCGGAAAAATTTACGCCGCTCGTGCTCTCCGTCGCGAAGCGCTATCAGGGGCGCGGGGCGGATTTCGAGGATCTCGTCCAGGAGGGCTATCTCGCGCTGATAATCCTCGCCGGCAAGTGCCGCGATATGAAATGGCTGCCGCTCTTCCTCAAGAAGCGCCTGCCCGCCGCTGTGCGCGACGCTGCGTCGAGGATGAGGCGCTTCCGCGCCGACGGAGAGGAGCTGCTGCTTGAAGAAATAGAGGAAACGCAGGGCGCGGAGGATGAAAAATACGGCGAGGCCGAGCTTCGCGAAATGCTCTTCCGCGCGCTGTCGCAGGAAGAGCTCGACATGACGCAGGCATTGATGGAGGGCTTCACGCAGAAGGAGATCGCCGAGACGCTCGGCATAAGCCAGCAGGCCGTCGCCGCAAGGCTGAAAAAGATTCGCCACAAGCTTAAGGAACTGATAGACGCGGCCTCCTAA
- a CDS encoding FadR/GntR family transcriptional regulator, with translation MAGLILKQDRKKESKKKIVSDKLRELIETNSLAQGDKLPSERELAQRLGVSRNVLREAVVSLSSEGILEVRERQGIFVKNAEGYGVLESLQGIQLLPADFILYQLEVRTIISVPAARLAAQRRTDEDIRKLHECYESFAACPYSTPEELEQSGKWEALLHHLVTEAAHNPILSRINESVNALVEKNNLILHPNLVTEGGWMPHIIAQHAKIIKAIEERDSKSAGDVLQEHMMESVKMMSERHPEVVARISSPILLM, from the coding sequence ATGGCGGGTTTGATTCTTAAACAAGACAGGAAAAAGGAAAGCAAAAAAAAGATAGTCTCCGACAAGCTCAGGGAGCTGATAGAAACGAACTCCTTAGCGCAGGGGGACAAGCTCCCGTCGGAGCGCGAGCTCGCGCAGAGGCTCGGCGTAAGCCGCAACGTCCTTCGCGAGGCGGTCGTCTCCCTCTCCTCCGAGGGTATCCTCGAAGTCCGCGAGCGCCAGGGGATATTCGTGAAGAACGCCGAAGGCTACGGCGTGCTCGAATCCCTTCAGGGGATACAGCTCCTGCCGGCCGACTTCATCCTCTACCAGCTCGAAGTGCGCACGATAATTTCCGTGCCGGCCGCGCGGCTCGCGGCGCAGCGCCGCACCGACGAAGACATACGCAAGCTGCACGAATGCTACGAATCCTTCGCCGCGTGCCCCTATTCGACCCCGGAGGAGCTGGAGCAGAGCGGGAAGTGGGAGGCGCTGCTGCACCACCTCGTGACGGAGGCCGCGCATAATCCTATACTCTCGAGGATAAACGAAAGCGTCAACGCGCTCGTCGAAAAAAATAATCTCATACTCCACCCGAACCTCGTCACCGAGGGCGGATGGATGCCGCATATAATCGCGCAGCACGCGAAGATAATAAAGGCCATAGAGGAAAGGGATTCTAAGTCCGCCGGCGACGTGCTGCAGGAGCATATGATGGAATCCGTCAAAATGATGAGCGAAAGGCATCCCGAAGTCGTCGCGAGAATATCGAGCCCCATACTTCTGATGTAG
- a CDS encoding DUF2922 domain-containing protein, with amino-acid sequence MKTLKMTFTTEAGKSFALSLNYADPTLLGEGGAARVKSAADLILAQQPFDVTLVSCDSAVLIDRSESAIDIAAAGV; translated from the coding sequence ATGAAGACGCTTAAGATGACATTCACGACCGAGGCGGGCAAGAGCTTCGCGCTCAGCCTGAACTACGCCGACCCGACGCTTCTCGGCGAGGGAGGCGCGGCCAGGGTCAAAAGCGCCGCCGATCTGATACTCGCGCAGCAGCCCTTCGACGTGACGCTCGTCTCCTGCGACTCCGCCGTGCTCATCGACCGCAGCGAGAGCGCGATCGACATAGCCGCGGCGGGCGTGTAA
- a CDS encoding YvrJ family protein, which translates to MDELIGSIVQTGFSIAVASFLLIRMEKRLEELTKAVISLGSVIEKLSQK; encoded by the coding sequence ATGGACGAGCTGATAGGCAGCATCGTACAGACCGGGTTTTCGATAGCCGTCGCCTCATTTCTGCTGATCAGGATGGAGAAGCGGCTCGAAGAGCTGACGAAAGCCGTGATAAGCCTCGGCTCGGTTATCGAAAAGCTGTCCCAGAAGTAA
- a CDS encoding Lrp/AsnC family transcriptional regulator has translation MEGKTREEILRLLEANARYTAKDIAAMLGMEEEEVKNEIEAMERERVICGYHALVDWDKTDDEKISALVELKVTPQRGDGFERIAEKIYQYPEVESLYLMSGGYDFTVILKKATMKEIANFVSSRLAVIEEVQSTATHIVLARYKDHGMQLAAPKKDMRMVVTP, from the coding sequence ATGGAAGGCAAGACAAGGGAAGAGATACTGCGCCTGCTCGAGGCGAACGCGAGATACACGGCGAAGGATATAGCCGCGATGCTCGGCATGGAAGAAGAAGAGGTAAAAAATGAAATAGAGGCGATGGAGCGGGAGCGCGTCATCTGCGGCTATCACGCGCTCGTCGACTGGGACAAGACGGACGACGAAAAGATATCCGCGCTGGTAGAGCTGAAGGTCACGCCGCAGCGGGGCGACGGCTTCGAGCGCATAGCCGAAAAAATATACCAGTACCCGGAGGTAGAATCGCTATACCTTATGTCCGGCGGCTACGACTTCACGGTGATACTGAAAAAGGCCACGATGAAGGAGATAGCTAACTTCGTTTCCTCCCGCCTCGCGGTGATCGAGGAGGTGCAGAGCACGGCGACGCACATCGTCCTCGCGCGCTACAAAGATCACGGCATGCAGTTAGCGGCTCCCAAAAAAGACATGAGGATGGTCGTCACTCCATGA
- a CDS encoding YcbK family protein — protein MRLNDFQISPNFNLREFQCPCCHAVIVHRRLVVALQKLRDSLSRPIIITSGYRCAPHNKAVGGVKGSLHMRGLAADVAAAPEFQETLRAKAAESGFSRTIAYPARSFVHMEVSDG, from the coding sequence ATGCGTCTGAACGACTTTCAGATATCCCCTAATTTTAATCTGCGCGAATTCCAATGCCCCTGCTGTCACGCGGTCATCGTGCACAGGCGGCTCGTCGTCGCGCTTCAGAAGCTGCGCGACAGCCTTTCGCGCCCGATAATAATAACGAGCGGCTACCGCTGCGCGCCGCACAACAAAGCCGTCGGCGGCGTGAAAGGCAGCCTGCATATGCGCGGCCTCGCCGCCGACGTAGCGGCCGCGCCAGAATTTCAGGAGACGCTGCGCGCTAAGGCCGCAGAATCCGGCTTCAGCAGGACGATCGCCTACCCCGCGCGCTCCTTCGTACATATGGAGGTCTCGGATGGCTGA
- a CDS encoding DUF1659 domain-containing protein codes for MANVRHLSTSLRFTLTLGGADGESVTKSVSVAKIGAGAGADALGALAASLGGLFEYPVVSVKKYDTGVLESE; via the coding sequence ATGGCTAACGTAAGGCATCTTTCCACATCGCTGCGCTTCACGCTCACCCTCGGGGGCGCCGACGGCGAAAGCGTGACGAAGAGCGTTTCCGTCGCTAAGATCGGCGCGGGAGCCGGGGCCGACGCGCTCGGAGCTCTCGCGGCGTCGCTCGGCGGGCTCTTCGAATACCCCGTCGTCTCCGTGAAGAAGTACGACACCGGCGTTCTCGAAAGCGAGTAA
- a CDS encoding amidohydrolase produces the protein MTPLNIPSGLKDEMRLWRRDFHKYPERGWTEFRTTAKIAEQLAECGWPLRFSKDFLRAEDIMGRDIDVGKEKSRAMAQGADEKLIAEMGDYTGLTAELDAGREGPVLALRFDIDCVECREAKDERHFPAREGFSSVNDGLMHSCGHDGHAAVGLALARLLMDERKRLCGKVVLIFQPAEEGVRGGYAMARGGVADGADYFLTMHLGLGRPTGSVVCGMGGFLCSTKFDAGFAGVGAHAGAEPERGRNALLAAASAALNLHAIAPHSGGATRVNVGVLRAGEGRNVVPPAALMKIETRGEDAQVAKYVYGRSMEVLKGAAAMYGVSLTVTKQGETISAESDAELAAAIAEAARASEGVTRIDEYGKMAGSDDACWLMERVQRGGGKAAYIGIGADSPAGHHNERFDIDEAAMDIALSVLANSALLICGRKS, from the coding sequence ATGACACCGTTGAATATCCCGAGTGGATTGAAGGACGAAATGCGCCTGTGGCGGCGTGATTTCCATAAATATCCCGAACGCGGCTGGACGGAGTTCAGGACGACCGCGAAAATCGCGGAGCAGCTCGCGGAATGCGGCTGGCCCCTGCGCTTTTCAAAGGACTTTCTGCGCGCCGAGGACATAATGGGGCGCGACATCGACGTAGGAAAAGAAAAATCGCGCGCTATGGCCCAGGGCGCCGACGAAAAGCTGATCGCCGAAATGGGCGATTACACCGGCCTCACCGCGGAGCTCGACGCGGGGCGCGAAGGACCGGTTTTAGCGCTGCGCTTCGACATCGACTGCGTCGAGTGCCGGGAGGCGAAGGATGAACGGCACTTCCCGGCGAGGGAGGGCTTTTCGTCGGTGAACGACGGGCTCATGCACTCCTGCGGACACGACGGGCACGCCGCGGTCGGACTCGCGCTCGCGCGTCTGCTTATGGACGAAAGAAAGAGGCTCTGCGGAAAAGTAGTCCTCATATTCCAGCCCGCCGAAGAAGGAGTGCGCGGCGGCTACGCGATGGCGCGCGGCGGCGTTGCCGACGGTGCGGATTATTTCCTGACGATGCATCTGGGGCTCGGCAGGCCCACGGGCTCCGTCGTGTGCGGCATGGGAGGCTTCCTCTGCTCGACGAAGTTCGACGCGGGATTCGCCGGCGTAGGCGCGCACGCCGGCGCCGAGCCGGAGCGCGGCAGAAACGCGCTGCTCGCCGCGGCCTCCGCTGCGCTGAACCTTCACGCGATAGCGCCGCACTCCGGAGGGGCTACGCGCGTCAACGTCGGGGTGCTGCGCGCCGGCGAAGGACGCAACGTCGTGCCGCCCGCCGCTCTGATGAAGATAGAGACCCGCGGCGAGGACGCGCAAGTCGCGAAATACGTTTATGGCAGGTCTATGGAAGTGCTTAAAGGAGCCGCCGCGATGTACGGCGTATCTCTTACAGTCACAAAACAGGGGGAGACCATCAGCGCCGAAAGCGACGCGGAACTTGCCGCGGCGATCGCCGAAGCCGCGCGCGCCTCCGAAGGCGTGACACGGATAGACGAATACGGCAAAATGGCGGGCAGCGACGACGCCTGCTGGCTGATGGAGCGCGTCCAGCGCGGCGGCGGAAAAGCCGCCTACATAGGCATAGGAGCGGACTCTCCCGCCGGCCACCACAACGAACGCTTCGACATAGACGAAGCCGCTATGGACATCGCCCTCTCCGTGCTGGCGAACAGCGCGCTGCTGATCTGCGGGAGAAAATCGTAG
- a CDS encoding DUF2284 domain-containing protein, giving the protein MEKYSVERFSALCDAGDFTASCVDVPKFLGFCRECPNYGNNWMCPPFDFDPMTIWSYCGKIRLAVVRIKPEGESAASAEERALKIIGAEKRKLLLELLDEEKRIRGGVSCSAGSCDLCEKCARTEGKPCRNPQMARHSIESLGADVSIALKKYLGLEISWIKEGKMPEYLTLAAALLLPKENDATITSLRHRSPLYLPR; this is encoded by the coding sequence TTGGAAAAATATTCGGTCGAAAGATTTTCAGCTCTCTGCGACGCCGGCGATTTTACCGCGTCGTGCGTCGACGTCCCGAAGTTCCTCGGCTTCTGCCGCGAATGTCCGAACTACGGCAACAACTGGATGTGCCCGCCTTTCGATTTCGACCCTATGACGATATGGAGCTACTGCGGCAAGATTCGCCTTGCCGTCGTTCGTATAAAGCCGGAGGGGGAAAGCGCCGCGAGCGCCGAAGAGCGCGCGCTCAAGATTATCGGCGCGGAAAAGAGAAAGCTGCTTCTGGAGCTGCTTGACGAAGAAAAGAGGATAAGGGGCGGAGTTTCCTGCTCCGCGGGCTCCTGCGACCTTTGCGAAAAGTGTGCGCGGACGGAGGGAAAGCCGTGCCGAAACCCCCAGATGGCGCGCCATTCGATAGAATCACTCGGCGCCGATGTTTCGATCGCACTGAAAAAATATCTCGGACTCGAGATCAGCTGGATAAAGGAGGGCAAAATGCCGGAGTATCTGACCCTCGCGGCGGCGTTGCTGCTGCCGAAGGAAAACGACGCCACAATAACTTCGCTGCGCCACCGTTCTCCTTTGTATTTGCCGCGCTGA
- a CDS encoding M48 family metallopeptidase, which translates to MYVKKIIAAALAAALLSAPLPALAAISQADAARIWKKVARPTELTSLPFYVKNEDSPNAWVTNGESVTVTTGLLKLLEDDSELYAVFAHEAGHVKLNHVAKTRTRMTGLSLAAALFGQFFGGGLAGTAANVGANLAYSGWSREQEIEADDYSVDLAVKNGEDPMGMYNAIARLSKVNKTEPSGFNSHPPDDRRMLHIKNKILAVKPDAKFPEEEKAREYPDDEEYRREEKLVQEESKGQQEN; encoded by the coding sequence ATGTACGTTAAAAAAATCATCGCGGCGGCCCTCGCGGCCGCCCTCCTTTCGGCGCCGCTGCCGGCGCTCGCCGCCATTTCCCAGGCGGACGCCGCGAGGATATGGAAAAAAGTCGCGCGACCGACCGAACTGACCTCTCTGCCCTTTTACGTAAAAAACGAAGATTCGCCGAACGCGTGGGTGACGAACGGCGAATCCGTCACCGTGACCACGGGGCTGCTCAAGCTGCTTGAGGATGATTCGGAGCTTTACGCGGTCTTCGCGCACGAGGCCGGACACGTCAAGCTGAACCACGTAGCCAAAACCAGGACGCGCATGACCGGCCTTTCGCTGGCGGCCGCCCTCTTCGGCCAGTTTTTTGGCGGAGGGCTTGCGGGCACGGCGGCGAACGTCGGAGCCAACCTGGCATACTCAGGATGGAGCCGAGAGCAGGAGATCGAGGCCGACGACTATTCGGTCGATCTCGCCGTGAAGAACGGCGAGGACCCGATGGGTATGTATAACGCTATCGCGCGCCTCTCGAAGGTGAACAAGACCGAGCCGAGCGGCTTCAACTCGCACCCGCCGGACGACCGCCGTATGCTCCATATAAAGAACAAGATACTCGCGGTGAAGCCGGACGCCAAATTCCCGGAGGAAGAGAAAGCGCGGGAATACCCGGACGACGAGGAGTATCGGCGGGAGGAGAAGCTCGTGCAGGAGGAATCCAAAGGGCAGCAGGAAAATTAA
- a CDS encoding aminotransferase class I/II-fold pyridoxal phosphate-dependent enzyme: MRDFICGKIKKIKPSGIRRLFDIASEIPDVISLGVGEPDFDTPWHIREEGIYSLHKGRTFYTSNSGLIELRAEIAAFMRRKYGLTYDPEKEIVVTVGGSEAIDIALRATLDPGDEVAYPEPCFVSYEPCILLSDGVPVPIALSSETEFRLTPELLEAAVTPKTKALLISYPNNPTGAIMEREDLEKLAPVILKHDLLVISDEIYSELSYKERHVSIASLPGMRERTVVINGFSKSYAMTGWRLGFACAPAEIIKYMLKVHQFGIMSAPTMSQYAAVSALRNGDKDIAVMAESYNQRRRFLMERFREMKLPCFEPYGAFYAFPDISEFGMSSEEFCEALLKAENVAVVPGSAFGACGDGHVRISYAYSIEALKEAMSRLARFVEKMRAK; this comes from the coding sequence ATGAGAGACTTCATCTGCGGCAAAATAAAAAAGATAAAGCCGTCGGGTATCCGCCGCCTCTTCGACATAGCGAGCGAGATACCGGACGTCATATCGCTCGGCGTGGGCGAGCCCGACTTCGACACGCCGTGGCACATACGCGAAGAGGGCATCTACTCGCTGCACAAGGGGCGCACCTTCTACACCTCCAACTCCGGGCTCATCGAGCTGCGCGCCGAGATAGCGGCCTTCATGCGCCGTAAATACGGCCTGACCTACGACCCGGAAAAAGAAATAGTGGTGACGGTCGGAGGCAGCGAGGCGATAGACATAGCCCTGCGCGCGACGCTGGACCCCGGCGACGAGGTAGCCTACCCAGAGCCCTGCTTCGTCTCCTACGAGCCCTGCATACTGCTCTCCGACGGCGTCCCCGTGCCGATAGCGCTCTCGTCTGAGACGGAATTCCGCCTCACGCCGGAGCTTCTGGAAGCGGCGGTCACGCCGAAGACGAAAGCGCTGCTGATATCCTACCCCAACAACCCGACGGGCGCGATAATGGAACGCGAAGACCTCGAAAAACTTGCGCCGGTGATCCTGAAACACGACCTTTTAGTGATATCCGACGAAATCTACAGCGAGCTGTCGTACAAAGAGCGCCACGTCAGCATAGCGTCGCTGCCCGGCATGCGCGAGCGCACGGTAGTGATAAACGGATTTTCGAAATCCTACGCGATGACCGGCTGGCGTCTGGGTTTCGCCTGTGCGCCGGCGGAAATAATAAAATATATGCTTAAGGTGCATCAGTTCGGCATAATGTCGGCACCGACGATGAGCCAGTACGCGGCAGTATCGGCGCTTAGGAACGGGGATAAAGACATAGCGGTGATGGCGGAGTCCTACAATCAGAGGCGGCGCTTCCTGATGGAGCGCTTCCGCGAGATGAAGCTGCCCTGCTTCGAACCTTACGGCGCCTTCTACGCCTTTCCCGACATATCGGAATTCGGCATGAGCTCGGAAGAATTCTGCGAGGCTCTGCTTAAGGCGGAAAACGTAGCTGTAGTCCCTGGTTCGGCGTTCGGGGCCTGCGGAGACGGGCACGTAAGGATTTCCTACGCCTATTCGATAGAAGCGCTGAAAGAGGCTATGTCGCGCCTCGCGCGCTTTGTGGAGAAGATGCGTGCGAAATAG